The following are encoded together in the Triticum dicoccoides isolate Atlit2015 ecotype Zavitan chromosome 6B, WEW_v2.0, whole genome shotgun sequence genome:
- the LOC119321670 gene encoding uncharacterized protein LOC119321670, which yields MPDRPERIDFTLAGGGATLVGVSNQHRTVLHDAASEVTSEGPEMAHLKAGGTFVIPLGRRRLCAVKRRHYYYPASPDEPTEPLGETLVGGLAAGAWRALPDPPPDLIRSRRGNPSCLVTACYLAVGKRLWVSARDRGTYSVDTTARAADGWRKEGDWQLPFQCRGLLAPDLAPGLCFGLCPRITRLCACDVRRSPPPVRYAWDDTRPCWPTPFSQENIATVARLPDSSLAYLGDGEFCIAWTIAISEDNSTISQRALWLMGVKIGKNSPSAPLRLLHHKACIYELPDRALMAYALHAD from the coding sequence ATGCCCGACAGGCCCGAGCGCATCGACTTCACgctggccggcggcggcgccaCCCTGGTCGGCGTAAGCAACCAGCACCGCACCGTCCTGCACGATGCCGCGTCCGAAGTCACCTCGGAGGGGCCGGAGATGGCTCACCTCAAGGCCGGCGGCACCTTCGTCATACCGCTCGGCCGTCGCCGCCTCTGCGCGGTCAAGCGCCGCCACTATTACTATCCCGCCAGCCCGGACGAGCCAACTGAGCCACTCGGCGAGACCCTGGTCGGCGGCCTTGCCGCCGGAGCCTGGCGCGCGCTCCCGGACCCGCCGCCCGACCTCATCCGAAGTAGACGCGGCAACCCGTCGTGCCTGGTCACCGCCTGCTACTTGGCAGTGGGGAAGCGCCTCTGGGTCTCGGCCAGGGACAGGGGCACCTACTCGGTCGACACGACAGCCCGCGCCGCCGATGGTTGGCGCAAGGAGGGCGACTGGCAGCTGCCGTTCCAGTGCCGCGGCCTCCTGGCCCCCGACCTGGCTCCTGGCCTCTGCTTCGGCCTCTGCCCCCGGATCACCCGCCTCTGTGCCTGCGATGTCCGGCGCTCACCTCCGCCGGTCCGGTACGCCTGGGACGACACTCGGCCGTGCTGGCCGACGCCCTTCAGCCAAGAGAACATCGCCACCGTCGCGCGGCTCCCGGACAGCAGCCTGGCCTACCTCGGCGACGGCGAGTTCTGCATTGCGTGGACCATCGCGATCAGCGAGGACAACTCGACCATAAGTCAGCGTGCGCTCTGGTTGATGGGCGTCAAGATCGGCAAGAACTCGCCGTCGGCACCCCTCCGCCTGCTCCACCACAAGGCCTGCATCTATGAGTTGCCGGACCGGGCTCTCATGGCCTACGCTCTTCACGCTGATTGA